In Amycolatopsis jiangsuensis, the following proteins share a genomic window:
- a CDS encoding TetR/AcrR family transcriptional regulator: protein MSTRDDLVEATRELLWERGYGATSPRAILDVAGAGQGSMYHHFRGKEALAQEAIERNAEEMREQITTDLASGSSAVEHLRAYLVRQREVLKGCQFGRLAQDADVVGSPALRGAVEEMFGWIRAQLAAVIAAGVESGEFRAGLDAAKTAATVAATLQGAYVLARSAQDVAVFDDAVEGVLALLTAARA from the coding sequence GTGAGCACACGCGATGATTTGGTCGAGGCGACCCGGGAGCTGCTGTGGGAGCGCGGGTACGGAGCGACGAGCCCGCGGGCGATTTTGGACGTCGCCGGCGCCGGGCAGGGCAGCATGTACCACCACTTCCGCGGCAAGGAGGCCTTGGCGCAGGAGGCGATCGAGCGCAACGCCGAGGAGATGCGGGAGCAGATCACCACTGATCTGGCGTCCGGCAGCAGCGCGGTCGAGCACCTGCGGGCGTACCTGGTCCGGCAGCGCGAGGTCCTCAAGGGCTGCCAGTTCGGCCGGCTGGCGCAGGACGCGGATGTCGTCGGCTCGCCGGCGCTGCGGGGTGCGGTCGAGGAGATGTTCGGCTGGATTCGCGCGCAGCTGGCCGCGGTCATCGCGGCCGGGGTCGAAAGCGGCGAATTCCGTGCCGGACTGGATGCGGCGAAGACGGCGGCGACGGTCGCGGCGACCCTGCAGGGCGCCTACGTGCTCGCGCGGTCCGCGCAGGACGTCGCCGTGTTCGACGACGCGGTCGAAGGCGTGCTGGCCTTGCTGACGGCGGCACGCGCGTGA
- a CDS encoding peptidase C39 family protein produces the protein MRARGLVTLLSIAMVTIGAAPAAAAVPGRPGNDEAISYHEWSGGGLLTGRLDGLGFGPGGLRIARPAGQVEHAEPGLGTTRTYEYGSWTSPRYRQGFDATQLIASWNARTPAKTWLEVQARGRTSAGGETGWYVMGRWASGDADIQRTSVGGQSDDNASVDVDTLATKTGVTLRSYQLKVTLYREAGSTATPTVSTLGAMTSNVPDRFDVPATKPGRARGVELKVPAYAQNIHKGQFPQYGGGGEAWCSPTSTAMVAGYWGHGPGAEQMDWIPADYQDPAVVHAARTTYDYAYDGTGNWPFNTAYAASLGLRGHITRLHDLNELEDYIARGIPVITSQSFLSSELDGAGYGTAGHIMVVVGFTQAGDVIANDPASSSDDRVRNVYPRAQFEKIWQRTKRYTDTGSVASGPGGIVYLITP, from the coding sequence ATGCGCGCACGCGGGTTGGTCACGTTACTGTCCATCGCCATGGTGACGATCGGCGCGGCGCCGGCCGCCGCGGCGGTTCCCGGGCGGCCGGGGAACGACGAGGCGATCAGCTACCACGAGTGGTCCGGCGGCGGGCTGCTGACCGGCCGGCTCGACGGGCTCGGCTTCGGTCCCGGCGGACTGCGCATCGCCCGGCCCGCCGGACAGGTCGAGCACGCCGAACCAGGGCTGGGCACCACGCGCACCTACGAGTACGGCTCGTGGACCTCGCCGCGGTACCGGCAGGGTTTCGACGCGACCCAGCTGATCGCGTCGTGGAACGCGCGCACACCGGCGAAGACCTGGCTCGAGGTGCAGGCGCGTGGCCGCACCTCGGCGGGAGGCGAGACCGGCTGGTACGTGATGGGCCGCTGGGCCAGCGGCGACGCGGACATCCAGCGCACCAGCGTCGGCGGGCAGAGCGACGACAACGCCTCGGTCGACGTGGACACGCTGGCCACGAAGACCGGCGTCACCCTGCGGTCGTATCAGCTGAAGGTCACCCTCTACCGCGAGGCGGGCAGCACGGCGACGCCGACGGTGTCCACGCTCGGCGCGATGACCTCGAACGTGCCGGACCGCTTCGACGTGCCCGCGACGAAGCCCGGCCGGGCGCGCGGCGTCGAGCTGAAGGTGCCGGCCTACGCCCAGAACATCCACAAAGGACAGTTCCCGCAGTACGGCGGGGGCGGCGAGGCCTGGTGCAGCCCGACCTCGACCGCGATGGTCGCCGGGTACTGGGGCCACGGGCCGGGCGCAGAGCAGATGGACTGGATCCCCGCGGACTATCAGGACCCGGCGGTGGTCCACGCCGCGCGCACCACCTACGACTACGCCTACGACGGCACCGGCAACTGGCCGTTCAACACCGCGTACGCCGCCTCGCTCGGACTGCGCGGGCACATCACCCGGCTGCACGACCTGAACGAGCTCGAGGACTACATCGCCCGCGGCATCCCGGTGATCACGTCGCAGTCGTTCCTGTCCAGCGAGCTGGACGGCGCGGGCTACGGCACGGCGGGGCACATCATGGTGGTCGTCGGCTTCACCCAGGCGGGCGATGTGATCGCGAACGACCCGGCGTCCAGCTCCGACGACCGCGTGCGCAACGTCTACCCGCGCGCCCAGTTCGAGAAGATCTGGCAGCGTACGAAGCGCTACACCGACACCGGCTCGGTCGCGAGCGGCCCGGGCGGCATCGTCTACCTGATCACCCCCTGA
- a CDS encoding gamma-glutamylcyclotransferase, whose product MHLDGAGHSLDTAPPGWRSRTPVLAYGSNACPSKISWLRSELGLTGPVVAVRVRCTGLAAVWAAGVRARDGQRPATLTAAPDVVEDHFVWFATEEQRAVLDVCEGRGNRYDLARLDSADIRTEDGTRVEGVLAYVAASSVRCPLLVEGHPVRVADLPQAEAARLTGDPAPDHGLAGTVLAPAQTFS is encoded by the coding sequence GTGCACCTCGACGGCGCCGGCCACTCGCTGGACACGGCGCCGCCGGGGTGGCGTTCGCGGACCCCGGTGCTGGCCTACGGTTCCAACGCCTGCCCGTCGAAGATCAGCTGGCTGCGTTCGGAGCTCGGGCTCACCGGTCCGGTGGTGGCGGTGCGCGTGCGCTGCACCGGCCTGGCCGCGGTGTGGGCGGCCGGCGTCCGCGCCCGAGACGGCCAGCGCCCGGCCACCCTCACCGCGGCGCCGGACGTGGTGGAGGACCACTTCGTGTGGTTCGCGACCGAGGAGCAGCGCGCCGTACTGGACGTGTGCGAGGGCCGGGGCAACCGCTACGACCTGGCCCGTCTGGACAGCGCGGACATCCGCACCGAGGACGGCACCCGGGTCGAGGGCGTGCTCGCCTACGTCGCGGCGTCGTCGGTCCGGTGCCCGCTGCTCGTCGAAGGCCACCCGGTGCGGGTCGCCGACCTACCGCAAGCCGAGGCAGCCCGGCTGACCGGCGACCCGGCGCCTGACCACGGGCTGGCCGGTACGGTGCTGGCCCCGGCGCAGACGTTCAGCTGA
- a CDS encoding class I SAM-dependent methyltransferase, whose product MTDAVGSFPQYDVFADEFLDHARDGLYNAHYDRPACLALLGEVAGQHVLDAACGPGLYAEELTRRGARVTGFDLSPRMVELAGQRVPDATFRVQDLARPLDWLPDDSVDQVLFALALEYVDDRVAAFREFRRVLRPDGALVLSRMHPFGDWLRQGGSYFDVRVIEEVWSQGWQVRYWLAPLESTCEELRTAGFLIECLREPRPVPESAELDPERYARLRDEPIGFLALRAIPDPRLG is encoded by the coding sequence ATGACCGATGCAGTGGGCTCCTTTCCGCAGTACGACGTGTTCGCCGACGAGTTCCTCGACCACGCCCGCGACGGCTTGTACAACGCGCACTACGACCGCCCGGCGTGCCTCGCGCTGCTCGGTGAGGTGGCCGGACAGCACGTGCTCGACGCCGCGTGCGGCCCCGGCCTGTACGCCGAGGAGCTGACCAGACGGGGCGCGCGGGTGACCGGGTTCGATCTCAGCCCGCGCATGGTCGAACTCGCCGGGCAGCGGGTGCCGGACGCCACGTTCCGCGTGCAGGATCTCGCGCGGCCGCTGGACTGGCTTCCGGACGATTCGGTCGACCAGGTGCTGTTCGCGCTGGCGCTGGAATACGTCGACGACCGGGTGGCCGCGTTCCGGGAGTTCCGCCGGGTGCTGCGGCCGGACGGCGCGCTGGTGCTCTCGCGGATGCACCCGTTCGGCGACTGGCTCCGACAGGGCGGCAGCTACTTCGACGTGCGCGTGATCGAAGAGGTCTGGAGTCAGGGTTGGCAGGTGCGCTACTGGCTGGCTCCGCTGGAAAGCACCTGTGAGGAACTGCGCACGGCCGGTTTCCTGATCGAATGCCTGCGGGAACCGCGGCCCGTGCCGGAAAGCGCCGAGCTGGACCCCGAGCGCTACGCCCGGCTGCGCGACGAACCGATCGGTTTCCTGGCACTGCGGGCGATTCCGGACCCGCGCCTCGGCTGA
- a CDS encoding MFS transporter — MTDLGTPVRTAWSARGWAVYLGWVVITLDGSALNLALPTIAKQLQAQDGGISWVVDAYTLPLASLLLLGGSLGDRLGVERLFRVGAVGFAAASVACALSPAIGVLIVCRAAQGVFAALLVPMLLALVGKSFTDPRHRSSAVNLMTVFGGVGMAAGPFLGGLLTDTVGWRAVFWLTAPIAIAAASLVGPADQEYAAHQRFRFDTAGQITGTAGLVALAAGLIEAGNDTPGGLVWALLAAGVVLLGAFVVIEHRSITPMMPLKVFRSAGFTGAVIGGFAFQFGAYGLQFFLAVHLQAAWGVSALTGGLLLVSFAVGVVLASAIVNPYLLPRGTRPMILIGSAAAAFGTLALLGATGAERWWLLVAAEFMIGAGTGIYSTGLNKTASTSLGAQNAGLASGIYNTARQVGQSVGIAVLGAFAVAHDGRAGYLAAIALVACCAAAIAATELRVRRAAFA; from the coding sequence GTGACCGACCTCGGGACGCCGGTCCGGACGGCGTGGTCGGCGCGCGGGTGGGCGGTCTACCTCGGCTGGGTCGTCATCACCCTCGACGGCAGCGCGCTCAACCTCGCGCTTCCCACGATCGCGAAGCAGTTGCAGGCGCAGGACGGCGGGATCTCCTGGGTAGTCGATGCGTACACGCTGCCGTTGGCCTCGCTGTTGCTGCTGGGCGGCAGCCTTGGCGACCGGCTCGGGGTGGAAAGGCTGTTCCGCGTCGGCGCGGTCGGCTTCGCCGCGGCATCCGTCGCGTGCGCACTCAGTCCCGCGATCGGTGTCCTGATCGTGTGCCGGGCCGCGCAAGGCGTGTTCGCAGCTCTGCTGGTGCCGATGCTCCTTGCACTGGTCGGCAAGAGCTTCACGGACCCGCGGCACCGCTCGAGCGCGGTGAACCTGATGACCGTCTTCGGTGGGGTGGGAATGGCCGCGGGACCGTTCCTCGGCGGGCTGCTGACCGACACCGTCGGGTGGCGGGCGGTGTTCTGGCTGACCGCCCCGATCGCCATCGCCGCCGCGTCCCTTGTCGGTCCGGCCGACCAGGAATACGCGGCACACCAACGGTTTCGGTTCGACACGGCCGGGCAGATCACCGGCACGGCCGGTCTGGTCGCGCTCGCTGCCGGGCTCATCGAAGCGGGCAACGACACGCCCGGGGGTCTCGTCTGGGCGCTGCTGGCCGCGGGGGTCGTCCTGCTCGGGGCGTTCGTGGTGATCGAGCACCGCTCGATCACGCCGATGATGCCCTTGAAGGTGTTTCGCAGCGCGGGATTCACCGGCGCGGTCATCGGCGGGTTCGCCTTCCAGTTCGGTGCCTACGGGCTCCAGTTCTTTCTCGCGGTCCACCTCCAAGCCGCCTGGGGCGTCTCCGCGTTGACCGGAGGACTGCTGCTGGTTTCCTTCGCCGTCGGGGTCGTGCTGGCCAGCGCGATCGTGAATCCGTACCTGCTGCCCCGTGGCACGCGCCCGATGATCCTCATCGGCTCCGCCGCTGCCGCGTTCGGGACACTCGCGCTGCTGGGTGCGACCGGCGCCGAGCGGTGGTGGCTGCTCGTGGCGGCGGAGTTCATGATCGGGGCAGGCACCGGCATTTACTCCACGGGACTGAACAAAACCGCCAGCACCTCGCTTGGCGCGCAGAACGCGGGGCTGGCCTCCGGTATCTACAACACTGCTCGCCAGGTCGGCCAGAGTGTCGGCATCGCGGTCCTCGGTGCGTTCGCCGTCGCGCACGACGGCCGCGCCGGGTACCTCGCCGCGATCGCGCTGGTGGCCTGCTGCGCCGCCGCGATTGCCGCCACCGAGCTACGCGTCCGTCGAGCCGCGTTCGCCTGA
- a CDS encoding FAD-binding oxidoreductase codes for MNDLVNHRLRHSWSADGGAASLPDRAVRWLGQRIGPVGVDRGSRVDSRRNVPGSAVPEAARAELAALLGDEYVLLDGSQRLDRASGLSYLDLVRARAGAEEVPVPDAVLLPADPEQVQAVLDVCVRHDVGVVPFGGGTSVVGGVAALRGDKAAVVALDLVRLDELVSVDPVSRIAVLQAGVRGPEAERLLAAHGFTLGHVPQSFERATIGGFAATRSAGQASSGYGRFEDMVAGLRLATPKGEWRLGVAPASAAGPDLRHLAVGSEGTLGVITEVALRVRPLPDQRYYEGWVVDGWQAGAAAVRKLAQDHGLADVTRLSDVDETKVSFALNAGWKTTALRAYLAARGIRNPCLLIVGWEGDVGRRRARTRAMLRCADAHRIGPALGQSWLRGRFSGPRQRDTLLDHGVCVETLETATYWSTVDELHDAVRDALTTSLGRAIVMCHVSHAYETGASLYFTVLASRDDADPAGQWQRAKAAASEVITGLGTISHHHAVGVDHAPYLAAEIGTLGVEVLRAAKAAVDPTGILNPGKLLG; via the coding sequence ATGAATGATCTCGTCAACCACCGGCTCCGGCACTCCTGGAGCGCCGACGGCGGTGCCGCCTCGCTGCCCGATCGGGCGGTCCGGTGGCTGGGCCAGCGTATCGGGCCGGTCGGAGTGGATCGAGGGTCTCGGGTCGATTCGCGACGGAACGTTCCCGGGTCCGCGGTGCCCGAAGCCGCCCGTGCGGAACTCGCGGCACTGCTCGGCGACGAGTACGTCCTGCTCGACGGGTCGCAGCGGCTGGACCGGGCGAGTGGGCTGTCCTACTTGGACCTGGTGCGGGCCAGGGCCGGTGCCGAAGAGGTGCCGGTGCCCGACGCGGTGCTGCTGCCCGCGGATCCGGAGCAGGTGCAGGCGGTGCTCGACGTGTGCGTGCGGCACGACGTCGGAGTGGTGCCCTTCGGCGGTGGCACCTCGGTGGTCGGCGGGGTCGCGGCACTGCGCGGGGACAAGGCGGCCGTGGTCGCGCTCGACCTGGTCCGGCTGGACGAACTGGTGTCGGTCGACCCGGTCTCACGGATCGCGGTGCTGCAGGCCGGAGTGCGGGGCCCGGAGGCGGAACGGTTGCTCGCCGCGCACGGCTTCACCCTCGGCCACGTGCCGCAGTCGTTCGAGCGGGCCACCATCGGCGGGTTCGCCGCGACCCGTTCGGCCGGACAAGCCTCGTCGGGGTACGGCCGGTTCGAGGACATGGTCGCGGGACTCCGGCTGGCCACGCCGAAGGGCGAGTGGCGCCTCGGCGTGGCACCGGCTTCCGCGGCCGGGCCCGACCTGCGGCACCTCGCGGTCGGCAGCGAAGGCACGCTCGGGGTGATCACCGAGGTCGCGCTGCGCGTGCGGCCGCTGCCGGACCAGCGGTACTACGAGGGCTGGGTCGTCGACGGCTGGCAGGCCGGCGCCGCGGCCGTGCGCAAGCTCGCGCAGGACCACGGGCTGGCGGACGTGACCCGGCTGTCCGATGTGGACGAGACGAAGGTGTCGTTCGCGCTGAACGCGGGCTGGAAGACCACCGCGCTCCGGGCGTACCTCGCCGCTCGCGGCATCCGGAACCCGTGCCTGCTGATCGTCGGATGGGAGGGCGACGTCGGCCGCCGCCGCGCGCGGACGAGGGCGATGCTGCGCTGTGCGGATGCCCACCGCATCGGTCCCGCGCTCGGGCAGTCGTGGCTGCGCGGCCGGTTCTCCGGCCCGCGGCAGCGCGATACGTTACTGGACCACGGCGTCTGCGTGGAGACCCTGGAAACCGCGACGTATTGGTCCACAGTGGACGAGCTGCACGACGCGGTACGGGACGCGCTGACCACCTCGCTCGGCCGCGCGATCGTGATGTGCCACGTCTCGCACGCCTACGAAACCGGCGCCTCGCTGTACTTCACCGTGCTGGCCTCCCGTGACGACGCCGATCCGGCCGGGCAGTGGCAACGGGCGAAAGCCGCCGCGTCGGAAGTGATCACCGGACTCGGCACGATCAGCCACCACCACGCGGTCGGCGTGGACCACGCGCCGTACCTGGCCGCGGAAATCGGCACCCTCGGAGTCGAGGTCCTGCGCGCGGCCAAGGCGGCCGTGGACCCGACCGGGATCCTGAACCCCGGAAAACTGCTCGGCTGA
- a CDS encoding S-(hydroxymethyl)mycothiol dehydrogenase, with product MPYEVQGVVSRAKGEPVALETVLVPDPGPGEAVVSVQACGVCHTDLHYREGGINDEFPFLLGHEAAGRVEQVGAGVRDLAPGDYVILNWRAVCGTCRACKRGKPWYCFSTFNAEQPMTLSDGTKLSPALGVGAFLEKTLVHSGQCTKVNEAAEPAVAGLLGCGVMAGLGAAINTGAVGRGDSVAVIGCGGVGDAAVAGARLAGATTIVAIDTDDKKLEWAKDFGATHTLNSRGLSEADVVAAMQDATHSFGPDVVIDAVGRPETWRQAFYGRDLAGTVVLVGVPTPEMKLNDLPLIDFFSRGGSLKSSWYGDCLPSRDFPMLVELYLQGRLPLDKFVTERIGVDGVEQAFGRMHHGEVLRSVVEF from the coding sequence ATGCCGTACGAGGTCCAGGGAGTCGTGTCACGGGCCAAGGGCGAGCCGGTCGCGCTGGAGACAGTGCTGGTGCCGGACCCGGGACCGGGCGAGGCGGTCGTCTCGGTGCAGGCCTGCGGCGTCTGCCACACCGACCTGCACTACCGCGAGGGCGGCATCAACGACGAGTTCCCGTTCCTGCTCGGACACGAGGCGGCCGGCCGGGTGGAGCAGGTCGGCGCCGGCGTGCGCGACCTGGCCCCTGGCGACTACGTGATCCTCAACTGGCGTGCGGTGTGCGGCACCTGCCGGGCGTGCAAGCGCGGCAAGCCCTGGTACTGCTTCTCGACCTTCAACGCCGAGCAGCCGATGACGCTGTCCGACGGCACGAAGCTCTCGCCCGCGCTCGGGGTCGGCGCGTTCCTGGAGAAAACGCTGGTCCACAGTGGACAGTGCACGAAGGTGAACGAGGCCGCCGAGCCCGCGGTCGCCGGGCTGCTCGGCTGCGGGGTGATGGCCGGGCTGGGCGCGGCGATCAACACCGGCGCGGTCGGCCGCGGTGACTCGGTCGCGGTGATCGGCTGCGGCGGAGTGGGCGACGCCGCCGTCGCCGGTGCCCGGCTGGCCGGCGCCACCACCATCGTCGCGATCGACACCGACGACAAGAAGCTGGAGTGGGCCAAGGACTTCGGCGCCACGCACACGCTCAACAGCCGGGGGCTGAGCGAGGCGGACGTGGTCGCCGCGATGCAGGACGCCACGCATTCATTCGGTCCGGACGTGGTGATCGACGCGGTCGGCCGTCCCGAAACCTGGCGCCAGGCGTTCTACGGCCGCGACCTCGCGGGCACCGTGGTGCTGGTCGGCGTGCCGACGCCGGAGATGAAGCTGAACGACCTGCCGTTGATCGACTTCTTCTCCCGTGGCGGTTCGCTGAAGTCGTCCTGGTACGGGGACTGCCTGCCGTCGCGGGACTTCCCGATGCTGGTCGAGCTGTACCTGCAGGGCCGGCTGCCGCTGGACAAGTTCGTCACCGAGCGGATCGGCGTGGACGGCGTGGAGCAGGCGTTCGGGCGGATGCACCACGGCGAGGTGCTGCGCAGCGTGGTGGAGTTCTGA